The DNA sequence ACTGGTGGACTTTGTCCACGAGAAAAAGGCCCAGGCCGTGCTGCGCGGTTTACGGGCGGTCTCCGATTTCGAATACGAATTCCAGTTGGCCAATATGAATCGCGCCCTGGAACCCAACATGGAAAGCCTGTTTCTGACGCCCGCCGAACATCTGTCTTTTATCTCCTCATCCATTGTGAGGGAAATTGCCAGCCTCAACGGCGACGTCAGCAAGTTTGTTCCCCACCAGGTTGAAACGGCACTGGCCCACAAGTTCGGCCACAAACCCCACCACTGAGCATGATCCGCGACTCGCTTTTCGGTCGCCGCCACTGGGTCATCGCCACGGCGGTGTTCTGCTGTTTTCTCTGGGGTAGTGCCTATCCCGCGATCAAAACCGGCTACCAGTTGATGGCCATGGCGGCCACCGACACCGCCTCCCAGATGCTGTTTGCCGGCTACCGGTTTCTCGGCTCCGGCGTCATTCTGCTGGTATTGGCGGCCCTGATGGGCAAGTCCCTGTGGCGCTTCTCCGCCCGCGAGTGGGGTCAGCTCGCTCTGCTAGGGCTGCTGCAGACCACGCTTCAGTATGTGTTTTTCTACATTGGCCTGGCCCACGCCACGGGCGTCAAAGCGGCGATCATGAATTCCACCGGCACCTTCTTTACGGTGCTGCTCGCGCATTTCATTTACCGCAACGACAAGCTCAGTACCGGCCGAAGCCTCGGCTGTCTGATCGGCTTTGCGGGGGTGGTACTGATCAACCTGGGGCAGGGCCCCCTGGACTTTGATGTCACCCTGCTGGGCGAGGGTTTTATCGCCATCGCTGCCCTGGTGCTGTCGATCTCCCTGATGTACGGCAAGCGCTTGTCCCAACACATCGACCCGATGGTCATGACCGCCCAACAGTTGACCATCGGCGGCGTGGTTCTGATTGGTATTGGGTTGAGCGGCGGTGGAGATATTCCCCGGCTTACTGCCACCAGCGGGGTGTTGTTTTTCTATCTGATGGCACTGTCCGCCGCGGCCTTTGCGCTGTGGAGCTTCCTGCTCAAGCACAACCCCGTGGGGCAGGTGATTCCCTTCCAGTTTCTGATTCCGATCTTCGGCGCGGGCCTCTCGGCGCTGTTTCTCGGGGAAACCATCCTGGCCTGGAAAAACCTGCTGGCGCTGGTCTTGGTTTGCGGGGGGATCTGGTTGGTGACGCGGCCCGCATCACCCATGACCGTTCAGCGCTGACAGTCGGTGCAATACACCGTCGTCCGGTTGTTCATCCGGATTTCTTTCAGCGCCTTACCGCACTGCTTGCAGGGCTCGGTGCCTCGACCATAAACCAGCAACTGCTGTTTGAAGTAGCCCGGCTGGCCATCGCCGCCAACGAAGTCCCTCAACGTAGTGCCACCTTGATCAATGGAGCGTTGCAGCACAAATCGAATTTGCGCAACCAACAGTTCGCTCTGCCGCTTGGTCAGCGTTGAGGCTTTCCGGATGGGCTTGATTCCCGCCATATACAGCGCCTCGTTGGCGTAGATGTTTCCCACCCCCACGACGGTTTTACTGTCCATCAGAAACTGCTTGATGGGAACCCGGCGCTTGCGACTGCGCTGGAATAAGTACTCAGGCGTAAAGTCCTCTCCCAACGGTTCCGGCCCGAGGCTTGCCAGCAGGCTGTGCCCGTAGGGATCCGATTCTACCCAGAGCAGGCAACCAAAGCGGCGCGGGTCACAGTAGCGCAGCACACGGTTGCCAAAGGCGATATCGAAGTGATCGTGAAAGCGCGGCGGCTCGTCAGGTTTTACGATGCGCAGACTGCCGGACATACCCAGGTGAATCAGTGCGGTGCCACTGTCGAACCCCAGCAGCAGGTATTTCCCCCGACGTCCGACCTCGCGCAGTCGCTTGCCCTGTATTGCCGCCGCGAGCGGTTCGGATACCGGCCAGCGCAGCTTGGGCTGACGGATGGCGACCTCGGTAACGGTTCGGCCTTCGATGTGGGGAGCAATACCCCGGCGGGTGGTTTCGACTTCGGGTAGTTCGGGCATAGCAATCTGGGGGGTTGGGTTTGGCCGGGTACTATAGCACGCTCTGGGGTCGTGTTGACCGGGGGAGGTTTTGGTATGGCGTGCGCGCTCTGCGGTTGGGTGACGGCGGATGCGGCTACGCATTATCCGCCCTACGCGGCCCACGGGTGTGGGGCGCCGCATGGGCGCCTTACTCGGTGGGGGGCTGGCTGAAGATGCAGGTGAAGGTGCTGCCCACGCCCACTTCGCTGCTGATCTGCAGCTCTCCGTCGTGGCGCAGCAGGACATGTTTGACGATGGCCAGGCCCAAGCCGGTGCCACCGGTGCCGCTGTTGCGGCTCTGTTCCACACGGTAAAAGCGCTGGGTCAAGTGCGGAATGTGTTTGCTATCGAAACCCGGGCCGTTGTCCTGCACGGAGAAAAAAATCTGCCGGTGCGCCTGCCACAAGCGCATGGCAATCTTGCCACCGGCCGGAGTGTATTTCACGGCATTGGTTACCAGGTTGGAGAAGGCACTGTGCAGTTCTTTTTCGTTGCCCATAAGCTGCAAGTCGGGCGACTCGCATTTCAGTGAAATTTCATGCCCTCGTTCGCCACTGAGTGCCGTGGCCTCGGAGCGAATCGCTTGCAGTAACGGTTCCAACTTCACCGGCTTGTGGTTGTAACCCGACTCCGTGGTTTCCAGTTTGGACAAGGTAATCAAGTCGTTGATCAACAGCGACATGCGCTTTGATTGCTGCTGCATCTGATCCAGCGCCCGCCGCCATGGCGGCGTCAGATCGGTACCACTGTCCGACAGGGTTTCCAGGTAGCCACTGATGACGGTCAGCGGGGTGCGCAGCTCGTGGCTGACGTTGGCCACAAAGTCCTGACGCATCTGTTCCAGCTTATGCAGTTGAGTCACATCACGCACCACGATCAGTCGTTCGTTGCGGCCAAAGCGGGTGATCTGAAACTGCAGACGTTTGGAGGTGAAACGTGGCGAGGGAATTTCCAGCGGCTCGCTGTAGTTGCCCTCTTCGAAGTAATTCACAAACTTGGGGTGGCGAATGAAGTTGATGACCGATTTGCCCTGATCACTGCTGTGAAAACCGAGTAGTCTCTGGGCGGAGGGATTCCACCAGTCCAGGCAGCCGCGCCAGTCGAGCACAATCACGCCATCGCGCAGCGCCGCGCTGGTTTCCTGAACACGGTTGATGACCGCCTGCAGGCTGTTTTTCTCCTGCACCTGACGGCGTTGCAGGTGATAGATATTGTCGAACAGGTCGCCCCAGATACCGCTCGATTCCGGTGGCGGCTCGTCATTGTTGCGCAGCAACCATTTATTCAACCGGCGGATCTGCCACACCATCCAGGAGACGTACAGCAGACTGCCCGCCAGTAGTGCCCACACCACATGATCGAACCAGAAGCCGACCAGGGCGCACAGGAAAAGGATTATCAGCAGGCGCCGAACTTCGACGCTGTAACCACGCAGCAAAATAACCGGCCTCTTCAGGGAGCCAATGCACAGGCCCCGCGATTCAACGGATGTTCAGGAATCAACCTGCCTGGGTCGAAAACCGGTAGCCGGTGCCGCGTACGGTCTGCACCAGATTCTCGTGGTCGTCTATGGCCAGAGCCTTGCGCAGGCGCCGGATGTGAACATCCACCGTGCGCTCCTCCACATAGACATTGCCACCCCAGACATGATCGAGCAACTGGCTGCGAGTATAAGCTCTTTCCTGGTGCGTCAGGAAGAACTCCAGCAACCGATACTCGGTCGGGCCAATATCCACCGGCCGGTTGTTGATGGTGACCCGGTGGCTGGCGGGGTCCAGGCACAGGCCCTGAACCCGGATGGGATTGCCATTGACCTGGGGGTCGGCCCGGCGCAATACCGCTTTGAGGCGCGCCACCAACTCCCGGGGAGAGAAAGGCTTGGTGATGTAGTCGTCGGCGCCGACTTCCAGACCCTGGATCTTGTTATCTTCCTCACCCTTGGCGGTGAGCATGATGATGGGGACTTCCGCGGTCACCTCCTCGCGCTTGAGCCGGCGGGCCAACTCAATGCCACTGGTACCGGGCATCATCCAGTCCAGCAGCACCAGATCGGGCCGCTCGTCGACGATCAGCTCCAGCGCCTCCTGGGCATTACTGGCTTCGAGACACTCGTAATCCGCCATCTCCAGGGCCACCCGGAGCATGTCGCGAATTGCGGCTTCGTCGTCAACTATGAGAATCCTGCGCCCTGCCATAATACCTGCCTGTCATCAGTGAACGATCGGGACGGCGGCATGACGCCGGCGCCCCGAGGTTGGAAATCAACCTTCGCGCCAGCGTATTTAATAAACTCAGTGTTACACAATTATGACAAAGCGGAAATGAATAAGGTTATTGTGACACCATGAAGTCAATCACGATGCCCGCAAAAATGACAAAGCCCACCCAATTGTTGTTCAGAAAGGCTCGAAAACAGGGGTCCCGTTCCCGAAAGCGGATCAGGTACTGATGGTAGCCAAAGAGCCCGGCCGCCGCGACCAGCCCCAGATAATAGGGAACACCCAACTCAAAGCGCCCGCCTACCATCACCAGCGCGTACAGAGTCAGCCCCTGCAGCACCGCCACCATGGCCCGGTCCAGATCGCCAAACAGGACCGCCGTGGACTTTATGCCCACCTTGAGGTCATCGTCCCGATCCACCATGGCATAGAGGGTGTCATACACCACCGTCCAGAGCAGCACGGCGGTGTACAGCAGCCAGACGTCCGTGCCCAGACTGCCCCGCTGGGCGGCAAACGCCATGGGAATGGCCCAGGCAAACGCGGCCCCGAGCACCACCTGCGGCAAGTGGGTGTAGCGCTTCATGAAGGGGTAGCAGAACGCCAGGGCGACCCCGCCCAGGGAGAGCTTCACGGTGAACGTATCGGTAAAAAGCACCAGGACAAAGGCCAGCAGACAGAGCCCCACAAACAGACTGAGCGCTTCCCGCTCCGAGACTTCGCCAGTGGCCATAGGGCGGGCTTTGGTCCGTTTGACATGGCCATCGAAATGCCGATCGGCATAATCGTTGATCACGCAACCAGCCGAGCGCATGACAAACACCCCCAGCACGAAGATGACCAGCAGATCCCAGTCCGGCACGCCGCCGGCCGCCAGCCAGAGTGCCCAGAGGGTAGGCCAGAGCAACAGAAAACTGCCGATGGGACGGTTCAACCGGGTCAGGCGCAGATAGGCGGACAGCCTCCCGCGCCAATCGATTCGGGACGAACTCGAGCCGCCACGACGGCGGGGGCTTTGAGCTGACGGTCGTTTCATAGACTCACACGCTCCAAAAAGGCGGGCAAAAACACTTCACTGACCAGCAGCGGGCGCCCCTCCAGGCGAAAGACGGACCGCCTCCCCCATAGGGTCTCACCCCGCTGCAATGACGGCGGCACGTAGCGCTGGCCGGGCTTCAACCG is a window from the Marinimicrobium koreense genome containing:
- the coaD gene encoding pantetheine-phosphate adenylyltransferase, coding for MRTVVYPGTFDPITNGHIDLVERACRLFDRVIIGVAESPRKRPLFSLNERVSLARDTLSHLSNVEVCGFDSLLVDFVHEKKAQAVLRGLRAVSDFEYEFQLANMNRALEPNMESLFLTPAEHLSFISSSIVREIASLNGDVSKFVPHQVETALAHKFGHKPHH
- a CDS encoding DMT family transporter, whose translation is MIRDSLFGRRHWVIATAVFCCFLWGSAYPAIKTGYQLMAMAATDTASQMLFAGYRFLGSGVILLVLAALMGKSLWRFSAREWGQLALLGLLQTTLQYVFFYIGLAHATGVKAAIMNSTGTFFTVLLAHFIYRNDKLSTGRSLGCLIGFAGVVLINLGQGPLDFDVTLLGEGFIAIAALVLSISLMYGKRLSQHIDPMVMTAQQLTIGGVVLIGIGLSGGGDIPRLTATSGVLFFYLMALSAAAFALWSFLLKHNPVGQVIPFQFLIPIFGAGLSALFLGETILAWKNLLALVLVCGGIWLVTRPASPMTVQR
- the mutM gene encoding bifunctional DNA-formamidopyrimidine glycosylase/DNA-(apurinic or apyrimidinic site) lyase — encoded protein: MPELPEVETTRRGIAPHIEGRTVTEVAIRQPKLRWPVSEPLAAAIQGKRLREVGRRGKYLLLGFDSGTALIHLGMSGSLRIVKPDEPPRFHDHFDIAFGNRVLRYCDPRRFGCLLWVESDPYGHSLLASLGPEPLGEDFTPEYLFQRSRKRRVPIKQFLMDSKTVVGVGNIYANEALYMAGIKPIRKASTLTKRQSELLVAQIRFVLQRSIDQGGTTLRDFVGGDGQPGYFKQQLLVYGRGTEPCKQCGKALKEIRMNNRTTVYCTDCQR
- the phoR gene encoding phosphate regulon sensor histidine kinase PhoR encodes the protein MLRGYSVEVRRLLIILFLCALVGFWFDHVVWALLAGSLLYVSWMVWQIRRLNKWLLRNNDEPPPESSGIWGDLFDNIYHLQRRQVQEKNSLQAVINRVQETSAALRDGVIVLDWRGCLDWWNPSAQRLLGFHSSDQGKSVINFIRHPKFVNYFEEGNYSEPLEIPSPRFTSKRLQFQITRFGRNERLIVVRDVTQLHKLEQMRQDFVANVSHELRTPLTVISGYLETLSDSGTDLTPPWRRALDQMQQQSKRMSLLINDLITLSKLETTESGYNHKPVKLEPLLQAIRSEATALSGERGHEISLKCESPDLQLMGNEKELHSAFSNLVTNAVKYTPAGGKIAMRLWQAHRQIFFSVQDNGPGFDSKHIPHLTQRFYRVEQSRNSGTGGTGLGLAIVKHVLLRHDGELQISSEVGVGSTFTCIFSQPPTE
- the phoB gene encoding phosphate regulon transcriptional regulator PhoB, producing MAGRRILIVDDEAAIRDMLRVALEMADYECLEASNAQEALELIVDERPDLVLLDWMMPGTSGIELARRLKREEVTAEVPIIMLTAKGEEDNKIQGLEVGADDYITKPFSPRELVARLKAVLRRADPQVNGNPIRVQGLCLDPASHRVTINNRPVDIGPTEYRLLEFFLTHQERAYTRSQLLDHVWGGNVYVEERTVDVHIRRLRKALAIDDHENLVQTVRGTGYRFSTQAG
- the ubiA gene encoding 4-hydroxybenzoate octaprenyltransferase, giving the protein MKRPSAQSPRRRGGSSSSRIDWRGRLSAYLRLTRLNRPIGSFLLLWPTLWALWLAAGGVPDWDLLVIFVLGVFVMRSAGCVINDYADRHFDGHVKRTKARPMATGEVSEREALSLFVGLCLLAFVLVLFTDTFTVKLSLGGVALAFCYPFMKRYTHLPQVVLGAAFAWAIPMAFAAQRGSLGTDVWLLYTAVLLWTVVYDTLYAMVDRDDDLKVGIKSTAVLFGDLDRAMVAVLQGLTLYALVMVGGRFELGVPYYLGLVAAAGLFGYHQYLIRFRERDPCFRAFLNNNWVGFVIFAGIVIDFMVSQ